The Armatimonadia bacterium genomic interval AGCGAGGTGCGCTCTACGGTGGCCTCGCGGGAGTGGTCGTCTTCAGCTTCTGGGCCCTTCTGGGTGCAGAGGTCCTGATGTTCGGCGCCCACTTCGCCCTCGCTTACGAACACGTCTTCGTCCTCCACCGGCCGCCTGAGGAGGACAACAACTTCGCCGGGGTCCGGCCGTCAACTGGACCTGAGGAGCCCGCCGACAGGTTGCCCTGAGGTCCCCTTCCCGCGCAGGGCTCAGGGCGACGCCGAACCTGCTTGCCCCATCGCTGCAACCGGCTGTCACGATACCCAGAAGGGGAGTGCTCGTCCATGACACGCTTGGCTGTTGTCGCCCTGCTCCTGTGCCTGCTGGCTGCAGTGCTGGTACTCCCGGCCTCGGCACAACCCATGCCAAAGAAGCTCATCGAGTATGGTTGGGACGTGCCTGCACCCAGCTTCGTCGCCCAGAACCTCCGCGAAATGGAGAAGCGGCCCTTCGAGGGCCTCATCTTCCGCGTCCCCACGATCGGCTCGGTCTTCGCCAACAGGAAGTGGGATGAGAAGGACCCCAAGATCGCGGCGGAGCTGAAGGCCTGCAGCGAGATCCAGTGGGGCAGGTTCACCGACAACTTCGTCATCATGTACGCTGCCTCGACGATGGACTGGTTCAGCGATGCCGACTGGGAGTGCGTCGAGAACAACGTCCGGCTCTGCGCCAAAGCTGCCCGACTGGCCCGCTGCAAGGGCGTGTGTTTCGATGCCGAGCCCTACGGCAGCAACCCCTGGCTCTACAGCAAGCAGGCCCACGCCGACACCAAGACCTTCGCTGAGTACGCTGCTCAGGCTCGCAAGCGTGGCGCGCAGTTCATGAACCAGATCCAGGCTGAACTGCCAAACGCGGTTGTGCACACCTTCTTCCAGCTCTCGATCCTGTCACGCTACGGCAACGAGCCCGACCTTGCCGAGCGGGACCGTCGACTCGGCGCCGAAGGCTACGGGCTGCTGCCTGCGTTCCTCAATGGGATGCTCGATGTCGCCGGTCCGAACATCACGATCACGGACGGCAACGAGTCCTCCTACTACTACACCGAGCCCCTCCCCTACTACCGAGCCTATCAGACCATCCACCAGACCTGCCTCGGACTGGTCGCGCCGGAGAACCGCGCCAAGTACCGGGCCCAGATGCAGTGCGCCCAGGCGCTGTATGTGGACTACCTCTTCGACTACTGGGGTCGGGGGACACCGGCCAAGTACATGACGCCCGAAGAGCGGGCCAAGTGGTGGGAGCACAACGTGTACTACTCCCTGGCCACCACCGATGAGTATGTATGGTTGTACAGCGAGAAGATGAACTGGTGGCAGGACAAGAACCTTCCGCCGGGGATGGAGCAGGCCATTGTCTCGGCCAAGGACAAGCTGGCAAAGCGCCAGCCGCTCGGGTTCGAGATGACCGACATCATCAAGCAGGCGCGGCAACGTGAGGCCGAGGAACTGCAGAAGCGTCTCGGAGACAAGAGCGCCCAGGTTCGGCGGCTCACTGAGCTGGAAATCCCTGAGATTGATGGGCAACTCGGCGACGCCGCCTGGAAGAGATCGCCGGCACTGGGGCCCTTCATGCCTTACGCAAGCCAGAAGGATGACGCGCTGAAGGCCCAGACCCATGCCTGGGTCGCCTACGACACCAAGATGCTGTACCTGGCTGTGCGCTGCGAAGAGCCCCAGGCGAACCTGCTCAGGCCCGTCGGCGACAAGCGAGACGATGACGTGTGGCTCGGAGACAGCGTCGACGTGTTCCTTACCTCGGGGACCGCCCGCACACCCTTCTTCCATTTTATCCTCAACCCGAAGAACGTGCGCTGGGACGCCCGCAACACCGATGCGGCGAATCAGGACCTGACCTGGAACCCGACCTATGAGACAGCTACCGCGGTCGATGCTACGGGCTGGTCGGCGGAACTGGCTATCCCCTGGTCGGCGCTCGGAGTCACCGACGCGGCGCCCGGCAAGCCGATTCTGGCGAACGTGTGTCGTCAGCGCGTGACCCCGGCGGGCAATGAGTACGGCTCGTGGTCGCGGTGCGTGCAAGGCTTCATTGAGCCCGAGCGTTTCGGAACCTGGGTGCTGCAGTAGGTCTGGAGACACGAGCCGGGGAGGCCGGTTGACTTAGGGCCTGTCTCCCCGCAAGCGCACACCCCGCAAGGAGAACATCATGCCCCTCCGCGTCACCATCTGGAACGAGTTCCGGCACGAGAAAGCAGACCCGCAGATCAGGAAACTGTACCCTCGAGGCATGCACGCAGCGATTGCCAAGTACTTGAAGGCGCAGACCGACTTCAAGGTGAGGACGGCGACACTGGATGAGGAGGAGCACGGTCTGACCGAGAAGGTCCTCGCGGCCACCGACGTGCTGGTCTGGTGGGGACACATGGCCCACCAGGAGGTCCGCGACGAGATTGTGGAGCGCGTCCACCAGCGGGTCCTGGCCGGCATGGGCCTCGTGGTGCTGCACTCCGGGCACTACTCGAAGATCTTCCGTCGGCTCATGGGCACAACGTGCAGCCTCAAGTGGCGTGAGATCGGCGAGAGGGAGCGACTGTGGGTAGTGAGCCCCGGCCACCCCATCGTCGAGGGGATCGGCGAGTGCATCGAGATTCCGCATGCGGAGATGTACGGCGAGCACTTCGACATCCCGGCACCGGACGAGCTGGTACTCGTCAGTTGGTTCGAGGGCGGCGAAGTGTTCCGCAGTGGCTGCTGCTGGAATCGTGGCAAGGGCAAGGTCTTCTACTTCCGCCCCGGACACGAGACCTACCCGATCTACTACCAGGAGGAAGTGCTCAAGGTCATCGCCAACGCTCTCCGTTGGGCAGCGCCAGTGGCAGGTCCGGACTTCCAGCGCGGGAACGTCAAGCCGCTCGAGGACGTCAAGCCACACGGGTAGGCAAGAAGGGCGTGGCACGGGAACCCTCAGCGCGCGAACGGGCGTTCGCTGATTCGTTGCCGCTCTGTTGCGGCCAAGCTCAGATCTTGCTATACTTGGCGCGAGCTTAGGGGAGGACTTTGGGTGCAAGCTTCGCAGCCTCCGCCGATGCAAGAATCGAAGGACCTGCATACATGATCGAACTCCAAGACGTCAGCCTGAGGTACCCCTCGGGTACAGAGGCGCTGACGAAGGTGGACCTCCGCATCGAGCGAGGCGAGTTTTGCTTCGTAGTGGGGGCATCGGGAAGCGGCAAGTCGACGCTTCTGCAACTACTGTACCGCGAGATCGCGCCCACTTCCGGGCGAGTGATTGTCGACGGGCAGGACGTGGCCCAGTTGCCCCCGTCAAAGGTTCCCTTCCTGCGGCGCAAGATGGGCATTGTGTTCCAAGACTACCGGCTGCTTCCCGACATGACGATATGGGAGAACGTCGGCTTCGCTCTTGATGTGCTGGGCGCAACGCGACGCGAGAAACATCGCAAGGTGCCCATCAGCCTTGAGCTGGTTGGGCTGGGCGACAAGATGCAGTCGCGTCCGGGCGAGCTGTCTGGCGGCGAGCAGCAGCGGGTGTGCATCGCCCGCGCCCTGGTCAATGCTCCGCCGGCCTTGCTGTGCGATGAGCCGACCGGAAACCTCGACCCAGACACGTCTCTGGACATCGTCAACTTGCTGGCCCACATCAACGAGACCGGCACCACTATACTGATGGCGACACACGATAAGTTCATCGTAGACCAAATGCAGCGGCGCGTGGTGAACCTGGTGCGTGGCACTGTCGTTCGCGATGCTGCGGCTGGAGGCTACGATGTCTCTTAACACACTGGAGTTCCTGCTGGTGCAGGCCCTCCGAGCCATTCGGCGCAACCCACTGGTGACGGTGGCAGCCATTACGAACGTCGCAGTGGCGCTGACGATTCTGGGCGCCTTCGGGCTGCTCAGTCTGAACC includes:
- a CDS encoding sugar-binding protein; this encodes MTRLAVVALLLCLLAAVLVLPASAQPMPKKLIEYGWDVPAPSFVAQNLREMEKRPFEGLIFRVPTIGSVFANRKWDEKDPKIAAELKACSEIQWGRFTDNFVIMYAASTMDWFSDADWECVENNVRLCAKAARLARCKGVCFDAEPYGSNPWLYSKQAHADTKTFAEYAAQARKRGAQFMNQIQAELPNAVVHTFFQLSILSRYGNEPDLAERDRRLGAEGYGLLPAFLNGMLDVAGPNITITDGNESSYYYTEPLPYYRAYQTIHQTCLGLVAPENRAKYRAQMQCAQALYVDYLFDYWGRGTPAKYMTPEERAKWWEHNVYYSLATTDEYVWLYSEKMNWWQDKNLPPGMEQAIVSAKDKLAKRQPLGFEMTDIIKQARQREAEELQKRLGDKSAQVRRLTELEIPEIDGQLGDAAWKRSPALGPFMPYASQKDDALKAQTHAWVAYDTKMLYLAVRCEEPQANLLRPVGDKRDDDVWLGDSVDVFLTSGTARTPFFHFILNPKNVRWDARNTDAANQDLTWNPTYETATAVDATGWSAELAIPWSALGVTDAAPGKPILANVCRQRVTPAGNEYGSWSRCVQGFIEPERFGTWVLQ
- a CDS encoding ThuA domain-containing protein, whose amino-acid sequence is MPLRVTIWNEFRHEKADPQIRKLYPRGMHAAIAKYLKAQTDFKVRTATLDEEEHGLTEKVLAATDVLVWWGHMAHQEVRDEIVERVHQRVLAGMGLVVLHSGHYSKIFRRLMGTTCSLKWREIGERERLWVVSPGHPIVEGIGECIEIPHAEMYGEHFDIPAPDELVLVSWFEGGEVFRSGCCWNRGKGKVFYFRPGHETYPIYYQEEVLKVIANALRWAAPVAGPDFQRGNVKPLEDVKPHG
- the ftsE gene encoding cell division ATP-binding protein FtsE, which produces MIELQDVSLRYPSGTEALTKVDLRIERGEFCFVVGASGSGKSTLLQLLYREIAPTSGRVIVDGQDVAQLPPSKVPFLRRKMGIVFQDYRLLPDMTIWENVGFALDVLGATRREKHRKVPISLELVGLGDKMQSRPGELSGGEQQRVCIARALVNAPPALLCDEPTGNLDPDTSLDIVNLLAHINETGTTILMATHDKFIVDQMQRRVVNLVRGTVVRDAAAGGYDVS